In a genomic window of Mucilaginibacter sp. KACC 22063:
- a CDS encoding glycosyltransferase family 2 protein: protein MEKGLVSIITPMYNGERFISQTIDSVLNQSYPHWEMIIVNDGSKDNGPAIVEQYCLSDKRINLVTQLNGGSAAARNNGIKRAKGQYIALLDADDTWNPDFLEKQLKLMDEKQALLVYSSHTRMDEFSNEILRPFIVPEKLTYKDLLKTCSISCLTGLYNTEKFGKVYLREDMKSLRDDYVYWLEIIKKVKIAYGNTEVLANYRILGSSASRKKKKVILPHFKVLYNIEKLGFFKSVYYLTTWAIISYFKYRK, encoded by the coding sequence ATGGAAAAAGGGTTAGTTTCTATTATAACACCCATGTATAATGGAGAGCGGTTTATTTCACAAACGATTGATTCGGTTTTAAATCAATCGTATCCACATTGGGAAATGATTATTGTAAACGACGGCTCTAAAGATAATGGCCCAGCCATAGTTGAGCAATATTGTTTAAGTGACAAAAGAATAAATCTTGTAACCCAATTAAATGGTGGATCAGCTGCGGCTCGTAACAATGGGATTAAAAGAGCAAAAGGGCAGTATATTGCTTTATTGGATGCAGACGATACCTGGAACCCAGACTTTTTAGAAAAACAATTAAAATTAATGGATGAAAAGCAAGCATTGCTGGTTTATTCATCTCATACACGCATGGATGAGTTTTCAAATGAAATTTTGCGCCCTTTTATTGTTCCTGAAAAATTAACTTATAAAGACCTACTTAAAACGTGTTCAATATCCTGCCTTACTGGATTGTACAATACCGAAAAATTTGGTAAAGTATATTTACGCGAAGACATGAAAAGTCTTAGGGACGATTACGTATACTGGCTTGAAATTATTAAAAAGGTTAAAATTGCATACGGGAATACTGAAGTGCTAGCTAATTATAGAATTTTAGGATCATCAGCAAGCCGAAAGAAGAAAAAAGTTATTTTGCCCCATTTTAAGGTTTTGTATAATATAGAAAAACTAGGTTTTTTTAAAAGCGTTTATTATTTAACAACTTGGGCTATTATCAGTTACTTTAAGTACAGAAAATAA